One stretch of Mus pahari chromosome 5, PAHARI_EIJ_v1.1, whole genome shotgun sequence DNA includes these proteins:
- the LOC110322154 gene encoding LOW QUALITY PROTEIN: intestinal-type alkaline phosphatase 1-like (The sequence of the model RefSeq protein was modified relative to this genomic sequence to represent the inferred CDS: substituted 1 base at 1 genomic stop codon) → MQGDWVLLLVLGLRIHLSFGVIPAEEENPAFWNQKAKEALDAAKKLQPIQTSAXXXXXXXXDSVHMSQEAGTNVYQYQSXECLCPQTYNVDRQVPDSAGTATAYLCGVKANYKTIGLSAAARLDQCNTTFGNEVFSVMYRAKKAGKSVGVVTTTRVQHASPAGTYAHTVNRNWYSDAEMPSSALQEGCKDIATQLISNMDIDVILGGGRKFMFPNGTTDPEYPNDPDQAGTRLDGQNLVNIWLSKHQGAQYVWNQTELIRASQNPAVTHLMGLFEPADMKYDANRNPSVDPSLEEMTEVAVRMLSRNPKGFYLFVEGGRIDQGHHAGTAYLALTEAVMFDSAIEKATQLTNEKDTLILITADHSHVFAFGGYTLRGTSIFGLAPLNALDDKSYTSILYGNGPGYVLDLGNRPNVTQVQSAAPDYKQQAAVPLSSETHGGEDVAIFARGPQAHLVHGVQEQNYIAHLMAFAGCLEPYTDCGLAPPAGQSPAITPGQATTTNNAAGQATVLLSLQLLVSMLLLVETAMVVS, encoded by the exons ATGCAGGGAGACTGGGTGCTGCTGTTGGTTTTGGGTCTCAGGATCCATCTGTCCTTTGGTGTCATCCCAG CTGAAGAGGAGAACCCGGCCTTCTGGAACCAAAAGGCGAAGGAGGCCCTGGATGCTGCCAAAAAGCTGCAGCCCATTCAGACATCAGCNNNNNNNNNNNNNNNNNNNNNNN AGGACAGTGTACACATGTCTCAGGAAGCAGGGACTAATGTCTACCAATACCAGAGCTGAGAGTGTCTCTGTCCCCAGACATACAACGTGGACAGACAGGTCCCAGACAGCGCAGGCACAGCCACCGCCTATCTCTGTGGGGTCAAGGCCAACTACAAGACCATCGGCCTGAGCGCAGCTGCTCGGTTAGACCAGTGCAACACCACGTTTGGCAACGAGGTCTTCTCAGTGATGTACCGTGCCAAGAAAGCAG GGAAGTCTGTGGGAGTGGTGACCACGACCAGGGTGCAACACGCCTCTCCAGCCGGCACCTACGCACACACAGTGAACCGTAATTGGTACTCAGATGCAGAGATGCCTTCCTCTGCGCTGCAGGAGGGCTGTAAAGACATCGCCACTCAACTCATTTCCAACATGGACATTGAT GTGATCCTTGGTGGAGGCCGAAAGTTCATGTTTCCCAATGGGACTACAGACCCTGAATACCCAAATGACCCTGACCAAGCTGGAACCAGGCTGGATGGTCAGAACCTGGTGAATATATGGCTGTCAAAGCATCAG GGAGCCCAGTATGTTTGGAACCAAACGGAGCTCATTCGGGCATCCCAGAACCCAGCAGTGACTCACCTCATGG GCCTCTTCGAGCCAGCAGACATGAAATATGATGCCAACCGAAACCCCTCAGTAGACCCTTCCCTGGAGGAGATGACAGAGGTGGCCGTGCGCATGCTCAGCAGGAATCCAAAAGGCTTCTACCTCTTTGTAGAAG GGGGTCGTATTGACCAAGGCCACCATGCGGGCACAGCTTACCTGGCATTGACTGAGGCTGTCATGTTCGACTCTGCCATCGAAAAGGCCACCCAGCTTACCAATGAGAAGGACACGCTAATACTCATCACTGCTGACCACTCCCATGTCTTTGCGTTTGGTGGCTACACACTCAGGGGGACCTCCATCTTTG GTCTGGCCCCACTCAATGCCCTAGATGACAAATCCTACACCTCCATTCTCTATGGCAATGGTCCGGGTTATGTGCTGGATTTAGGCAACCGACCCAATGTCACCCAAGTTCAGAGTG CTGCTCCTGACTACAAGCAGCAGGCGGCTGTACCCCTGTCGTCAGAGACCCACGGCGGGGAGGACGTGGCCATATTCGCGCGCGGCCCGCAGGCCCACCTGGTGCATGGAGTTCAGGAACAGAACTACATCGCACACCTCATGGCCTTCGCAGGCTGCTTAGAGCCCTACACGGACTGCGGCCTGGCGCCCCCTGCCGGCCAGAGCCCCGCCATCACCCCGGGCCAGGCCACCACCACAAACAATGCAGCAGGCCAGGCCACTGTCCTGCTGTCCTTGCAACTGCTGGTCAGCATGCTGCTGCTAGTAGAAACAGCCATGGTTGTGTCCTGA